A genomic window from Aquitalea aquatilis includes:
- the kdpF gene encoding K(+)-transporting ATPase subunit F, producing the protein MNLFYFISALLALGLLAYLLYALFKPENF; encoded by the coding sequence ATGAACCTGTTCTACTTCATCAGCGCCCTGCTGGCCCTGGGGCTGCTGGCCTACCTGCTGTACGCCCTGTTCAAACCGGAGAATTTCTGA
- the kdpA gene encoding potassium-transporting ATPase subunit KdpA translates to MSTPAILQLGLFLLVLLALAWPLSSWITRIMRGENPGPLRLVAPLEKLLYRLAGIRQEEEMGWKSYAISLLVFNLLGVLAVYGLQRLQGALPFNPQAMAAVTPDSSFNTAISFVTNTNWQGYGGETTMSYLTQMLGLTVQNFLSAATGAAVVIALIRSFARHSSARIGNFWVDVTRFTLYVLAPLSLLLALGLTQQGVIQNLLPYQTAHTVEVSHFQQAKVDAKGNPVNGKDGKPVMVDSQTQQQTLPMGPVASQEAIKMLGTNGGGFFNANSAHPYENPTPLANFLQDLAIFLIPAALCFVFGRMVGDRRQGWAILAAMLVMFATAVVVETRAEQTGVPQLSAMGVDQQASSLQAGGNMEGKESRFGIIDTALFTVVTTSASCGAVNAMHDSLTPIGGMVPTFLMQLGEVVFGGVGSGLYGMLVFAILAVFIAGLMVGRTPEYLGKKIETYEMKMTAITILVTPILVLVLTAIAVSVDAGKAGIANPGAHGFSEILYAFTSAANNNGSAFAGLSANTPFYNIMTAIAMFFGRFLMIVPILAIAGSLSAKKRLAVNSGTLPTRGPLFVVLLIGTVLLVGALNYVPALALGPVVEHLQMVSGH, encoded by the coding sequence ATGAGCACACCTGCCATTCTCCAACTCGGTTTGTTCCTGCTGGTTTTGCTGGCACTGGCCTGGCCATTGTCCAGCTGGATTACCCGCATCATGCGGGGTGAAAACCCCGGTCCGCTGCGCTTGGTCGCGCCATTGGAAAAACTGCTCTACCGCCTGGCAGGCATTCGCCAGGAAGAGGAAATGGGCTGGAAGTCCTACGCCATTTCCCTGCTGGTTTTCAATCTGCTGGGGGTACTCGCCGTATATGGGCTACAGCGTCTGCAAGGCGCGCTGCCTTTCAATCCGCAAGCCATGGCGGCGGTTACGCCTGATTCCTCCTTCAACACCGCCATTTCCTTTGTCACCAATACCAACTGGCAAGGCTATGGCGGCGAAACCACCATGAGCTATCTGACCCAGATGCTGGGCCTGACGGTACAGAATTTCCTGTCGGCGGCGACTGGCGCAGCCGTGGTGATTGCCTTGATTCGTAGCTTTGCCCGTCACAGCTCGGCTAGGATAGGTAATTTCTGGGTCGATGTGACCCGCTTCACCCTGTATGTCCTCGCCCCCTTGTCACTGCTGCTGGCACTGGGTCTGACCCAGCAGGGCGTCATTCAGAACCTGCTGCCTTACCAGACAGCCCATACCGTGGAAGTCAGCCACTTCCAGCAGGCCAAGGTCGATGCCAAGGGTAATCCGGTCAACGGCAAGGATGGCAAACCCGTCATGGTTGATAGCCAAACCCAGCAGCAGACCCTGCCGATGGGCCCGGTCGCCTCGCAGGAAGCCATCAAGATGCTGGGCACCAACGGTGGTGGTTTCTTCAATGCCAACTCGGCCCACCCTTATGAAAACCCCACGCCACTGGCCAACTTCCTGCAAGACCTGGCCATCTTCCTGATTCCGGCGGCCTTGTGCTTTGTCTTTGGCCGCATGGTGGGCGATCGCCGTCAGGGCTGGGCCATTCTGGCCGCCATGCTGGTGATGTTTGCCACCGCCGTGGTGGTGGAAACCCGCGCCGAACAAACCGGTGTGCCGCAACTGAGCGCCATGGGCGTCGACCAGCAGGCCAGCAGCCTGCAAGCCGGCGGCAATATGGAAGGCAAGGAAAGCCGCTTCGGCATCATCGACACTGCGCTGTTTACCGTGGTCACCACCTCGGCTTCCTGCGGTGCGGTGAACGCCATGCATGACTCGCTCACCCCGATTGGCGGCATGGTGCCAACCTTCCTGATGCAGCTGGGTGAAGTGGTATTCGGCGGTGTGGGCTCCGGCCTGTACGGCATGCTGGTGTTTGCCATTCTGGCGGTGTTTATTGCCGGCCTGATGGTGGGGCGCACACCGGAGTATCTGGGCAAGAAGATTGAAACCTACGAAATGAAAATGACCGCCATCACCATTCTGGTGACGCCGATCCTGGTGCTGGTGCTGACCGCCATTGCGGTGAGTGTGGATGCCGGCAAGGCTGGCATTGCCAACCCCGGTGCGCATGGTTTCAGCGAAATCCTCTACGCCTTTACCTCGGCCGCCAACAATAACGGCAGCGCCTTTGCCGGCCTGTCCGCCAACACCCCCTTCTACAACATCATGACCGCCATCGCCATGTTCTTTGGCCGCTTCCTGATGATTGTGCCCATCCTGGCCATTGCCGGTTCGCTGTCTGCCAAGAAACGCCTGGCTGTCAACAGCGGCACCCTGCCCACCCGCGGCCCACTGTTCGTGGTGTTGCTGATCGGCACGGTGTTGCTGGTGGGAGCGCTCAACTACGTCCCGGCGCTGGCGCTGGGACCAGTGGTAGAGCATCTGCAAATGGTGAGCGGACATTAA
- a CDS encoding sulfite exporter TauE/SafE family protein has protein sequence MELGYAVAGLVVGFIVGLTGVGGGSLMTPILLWFGISPATAVGTDLLYAALTKAGGVFVHHKQKHVDWKLTAWLAAGSVPASLLTLGLLSWLHLSSHALDSVFKLVLGVALLLTAASILLKPRLIKLINPQGHPPAEFVLKPLPTVLIGVGLGVLVTLSSIGAGALGTLALFLLYPALPTTRLVGTEIAHAVPLTLVAGLGHASMGNLNYMLLLNLLMGSLPGIWLGSKLTRRLTDAWLRPALAVMLAVVGAKLVM, from the coding sequence ATGGAGTTGGGATACGCAGTAGCTGGTCTGGTGGTGGGCTTTATCGTCGGGCTGACCGGGGTAGGGGGTGGTTCCCTGATGACCCCAATCCTGCTGTGGTTTGGCATTTCGCCAGCAACAGCCGTCGGTACCGATCTGCTGTACGCCGCCCTGACCAAGGCCGGTGGCGTGTTCGTCCATCACAAGCAAAAGCATGTCGACTGGAAGCTGACAGCCTGGCTGGCTGCTGGCAGTGTGCCCGCTTCGCTGCTGACGCTGGGCCTGCTGTCCTGGCTGCACCTGTCCAGCCATGCGCTGGACTCGGTGTTCAAGCTGGTGCTGGGTGTGGCTCTGCTGCTGACGGCTGCTTCCATCCTGCTCAAGCCCCGCCTGATCAAGCTGATCAATCCGCAGGGACACCCGCCGGCCGAATTTGTACTGAAGCCGCTGCCTACCGTCCTGATCGGCGTTGGTCTGGGTGTGCTGGTTACCCTCAGCTCCATCGGTGCTGGCGCGCTGGGCACGCTGGCCTTGTTCCTGCTTTATCCGGCCCTGCCCACCACCCGCCTGGTCGGCACGGAAATCGCCCATGCGGTACCGCTGACCCTGGTCGCCGGCCTGGGTCATGCCAGCATGGGTAACCTGAACTACATGCTGCTGCTGAATCTGCTGATGGGCTCGCTGCCGGGTATCTGGCTGGGTAGCAAGCTCACCCGTCGCCTGACCGATGCCTGGCTGCGACCGGCGCTGGCGGTGATGCTGGCGGTAGTGGGTGCGAAACTGGTGATGTGA
- the kdpC gene encoding potassium-transporting ATPase subunit KdpC → MLKTLRPALLLFATLSLLTGLAYPLLTTALAQALFPQQANGSLIEKNGQIIGSRLIGQNFSADKYFWGRPSATSPMAYNAGSSGGSNLGPTNKAQLDAVKANLDHLRQAHPTQTATVPVDLVTASASGLDPDISVAAAYYQLDRVARARSMPLARLHQLVDDHIIGETFGLLGEPRVNVLELNLALDAVK, encoded by the coding sequence ATGCTCAAGACTTTGCGACCCGCACTGCTGCTGTTTGCCACCCTGTCCTTGCTGACCGGCCTGGCCTATCCACTGCTGACCACGGCCCTGGCCCAGGCGCTGTTTCCGCAGCAGGCCAATGGCAGCCTGATCGAAAAAAATGGCCAGATCATCGGCTCCCGCCTGATCGGTCAGAACTTTAGCGCTGACAAGTATTTCTGGGGCCGGCCATCAGCCACCAGCCCCATGGCCTACAATGCCGGCAGCTCCGGCGGCTCCAACCTCGGCCCCACCAACAAGGCCCAGCTGGATGCGGTAAAGGCTAATCTCGACCACCTGCGCCAGGCTCACCCCACGCAAACGGCCACCGTACCGGTTGATCTGGTGACTGCCTCGGCCAGTGGCCTGGACCCGGACATATCGGTCGCTGCCGCCTATTACCAGCTGGACCGTGTCGCCCGCGCACGCAGCATGCCGCTGGCTCGCCTGCACCAACTGGTGGATGATCACATCATTGGCGAAACCTTTGGCCTGTTGGGTGAACCCCGGGTCAATGTGCTGGAACTGAATCTGGCGCTGGATGCGGTCAAGTAA
- a CDS encoding DUF4118 domain-containing protein, protein MTDIRPDPDALLDELKQGELAAQRGRLKIFFGACAGVGKTYAMLSAARVRQQEGCKVLVGVVETHGRKETEAQLQELKVLPPTQIAYKGRSLAEFDLDSALARQPQLILMDEFAHSNVPGSRHSKRWQDVEELLAAGIDVYTTLNVQHLESLNDVVGQITGIVVRETLPDHVFDQAEEVSLVDLPPDELLARLAAGKVYMAHQAERAVKNFFRKGNLLALRELALRRTADRVDAQMRAYRADQSIKPVWHARERLLICVGHGPGTEKLVRSGKRLAASLDADWIAVFVETPELQGLSETKRSRIMKGLKLAQELGAETTVLGGSDLAATLLAYARSRNVSKLVVGKSAGSKLQRLWRRPLLEQLSLQANDVDVYVVAHELEDEQPQTRDGFNSLLFGEASRQQQRHGYLAALLACLLTTGLASLLTPYFEPSNVVMVYLLGVVLVAVRFGRGPGVLASLLAVATFDFFFVPPRMSFSVSDTQYLLTFAVMFAVALIISQLAARLRFEATIATYRERRTRALYDLGRELAGALTANQIIDTAVSRLQPLFNASIVLFTPNSNEELRAENDSHAQADPGVAQWVYDKQQPAGLGTQTLPANTMLYLPLKAPMRNRGVLAVLPEQLDQVFLPEQQRLLETCAAQIALALERVHYVEVAQDAIVAMESERLRNSVLAVISHDLRTPLTTLVGLSSILATGQVDAAKQADIAQSIQEESLRMNHLVTNLLDMAKLQSGVQLNREWQLLDDVVGSAVRACQRSLQQHQLQIELPSGLPVLEYDAVLIERVLVNLLENAAKYTLPGSHITLSASCEGATMRVCVQDDGPGLPPGQEQKLFDKFSRGNSESTTPGVGLGLAICRSIVEAHGGTIQAANLRPHGAAFSFTLPVRAMPALPGEEEIKP, encoded by the coding sequence ATGACGGATATCCGCCCGGACCCCGATGCCCTGCTGGATGAACTGAAGCAGGGAGAACTGGCTGCACAGCGCGGCCGCCTGAAAATTTTCTTTGGTGCCTGTGCCGGCGTAGGCAAGACCTATGCCATGCTCAGCGCCGCCCGCGTGCGCCAGCAAGAAGGCTGCAAGGTGCTGGTGGGCGTGGTGGAAACCCATGGCCGCAAGGAAACCGAAGCCCAGCTGCAAGAGCTGAAAGTACTGCCACCCACCCAGATCGCATACAAGGGCCGCAGCCTGGCCGAGTTTGATCTGGACAGCGCGCTGGCACGCCAGCCGCAACTGATCCTGATGGATGAATTCGCCCACTCCAATGTCCCCGGTTCGCGCCACAGCAAGCGCTGGCAGGACGTGGAAGAACTGCTGGCCGCCGGCATCGATGTCTATACCACGCTGAATGTGCAGCACCTGGAAAGTCTCAATGATGTGGTGGGCCAGATCACCGGCATCGTGGTGCGCGAAACCCTGCCCGATCACGTCTTTGATCAGGCAGAAGAAGTATCGCTGGTCGACCTGCCACCGGACGAGCTGCTGGCCCGCCTGGCTGCCGGCAAGGTGTATATGGCCCATCAGGCCGAGCGTGCGGTGAAAAACTTCTTCCGCAAGGGCAATCTGCTGGCCTTGCGCGAACTGGCCTTGCGCCGCACCGCCGACCGCGTGGATGCGCAAATGCGCGCCTACCGCGCCGACCAGTCGATCAAGCCGGTGTGGCATGCCCGCGAACGGCTGCTGATCTGCGTCGGGCATGGTCCCGGTACCGAAAAGCTGGTGCGCAGCGGCAAACGGCTGGCCGCCAGCCTGGATGCCGACTGGATTGCCGTCTTCGTGGAAACACCCGAACTGCAAGGCCTGTCGGAAACCAAGCGCAGCCGCATCATGAAAGGCCTGAAGCTGGCGCAGGAGCTGGGCGCGGAAACCACTGTGCTGGGTGGCAGCGATCTGGCCGCCACCCTGCTGGCCTATGCCCGCAGCCGCAATGTGTCCAAGCTGGTGGTGGGCAAATCCGCCGGCAGCAAGCTGCAACGACTGTGGCGACGGCCATTGCTGGAGCAGCTGTCGTTACAGGCCAATGATGTCGATGTCTATGTGGTGGCCCACGAACTGGAAGATGAACAGCCACAGACACGCGACGGCTTCAACAGCCTGCTGTTTGGCGAGGCCAGCCGCCAGCAACAGCGTCACGGCTATCTGGCAGCCCTGCTGGCCTGCTTGCTGACCACCGGCCTCGCCAGCCTGCTCACGCCGTATTTCGAACCATCCAATGTGGTGATGGTGTATCTGCTGGGGGTGGTGCTGGTGGCCGTGCGCTTTGGCCGTGGCCCCGGGGTACTGGCGTCCTTGCTGGCGGTGGCCACCTTCGATTTCTTTTTCGTGCCGCCGCGCATGTCGTTTTCGGTATCGGATACCCAATACCTGCTGACCTTTGCCGTGATGTTTGCCGTCGCCCTCATCATCAGCCAGCTGGCCGCACGGCTGCGCTTCGAGGCCACCATTGCCACCTATCGCGAGCGCCGCACCCGAGCCCTGTATGATCTGGGGCGCGAGCTGGCCGGTGCGCTGACGGCCAACCAGATCATCGATACTGCAGTCAGCCGCCTTCAGCCACTATTCAATGCCAGCATCGTGCTGTTCACCCCCAATAGCAACGAAGAACTGCGCGCTGAAAACGACAGCCATGCCCAGGCCGATCCGGGCGTGGCGCAGTGGGTGTATGACAAGCAGCAGCCTGCCGGCCTCGGCACCCAGACCCTGCCGGCCAATACCATGCTGTATCTGCCGCTGAAAGCACCCATGCGCAATCGCGGCGTGCTGGCCGTACTGCCCGAGCAGCTCGATCAGGTTTTCCTGCCCGAACAGCAACGCCTGCTGGAAACCTGCGCCGCCCAGATCGCCCTGGCGCTGGAGCGCGTGCATTATGTCGAAGTGGCCCAGGATGCCATCGTCGCCATGGAGTCCGAACGCCTGCGCAATAGCGTGCTGGCGGTGATTTCGCACGATCTGCGCACCCCGCTCACCACCCTGGTGGGCTTGTCCAGCATCCTGGCCACTGGCCAGGTCGATGCCGCCAAGCAGGCCGACATCGCCCAGTCGATCCAGGAAGAATCGCTGCGCATGAACCATCTGGTCACCAATCTGCTGGACATGGCCAAGCTGCAGTCCGGCGTACAGCTGAACCGGGAATGGCAGCTGCTGGACGACGTGGTGGGCAGCGCGGTGCGCGCCTGCCAGCGCAGCCTGCAGCAGCACCAACTACAGATCGAACTGCCCAGCGGGCTGCCGGTACTGGAATACGACGCGGTGCTGATCGAACGGGTATTGGTGAACTTGCTGGAAAATGCCGCCAAATATACTCTGCCCGGCAGTCATATCACGCTCAGTGCCAGCTGTGAGGGCGCTACAATGCGTGTTTGCGTGCAGGACGACGGGCCGGGCCTACCACCTGGCCAGGAACAAAAACTGTTCGACAAATTCAGCCGTGGCAACAGCGAATCCACCACGCCGGGCGTGGGACTGGGGCTGGCCATCTGTCGCAGCATTGTCGAAGCCCACGGCGGCACCATCCAGGCGGCCAATCTCCGGCCACATGGTGCAGCTTTCAGCTTCACCCTGCCGGTGCGCGCCATGCCGGCCCTGCCCGGCGAAGAGGAGATCAAACCATGA
- a CDS encoding response regulator, producing the protein MSDNPVKLVVIEDEKPIRRFLASALDGDNWVVHQAENGKQGLIEVATRKPDMVILDLGLPDMNGIDVIRQLREWTDLPILVLSARTQEAEKVLALDAGADDYLTKPFGVAECMARIRVLLRRRGNGSAAPAQTFAFGDIKVDLVARTVHKGEAMVHLTPIEYRLLTTLIRNAGKVITHRELLLAVWGPSFSEHNQYLRVYMGHLRQKLEDNPAMPQHILTETGVGYRLLES; encoded by the coding sequence ATGAGCGACAACCCAGTCAAACTGGTGGTCATCGAGGACGAAAAACCGATCCGCCGCTTTCTGGCCTCGGCGCTGGATGGCGACAACTGGGTGGTGCACCAGGCGGAAAACGGCAAGCAGGGCCTGATCGAAGTGGCCACCCGCAAACCGGACATGGTGATACTGGACCTGGGCCTGCCGGACATGAACGGCATCGATGTCATCCGTCAACTGCGCGAATGGACCGACCTGCCCATCCTGGTGCTGTCTGCCCGCACCCAGGAAGCCGAAAAAGTGCTGGCCCTGGACGCCGGCGCCGACGACTACCTGACCAAGCCCTTTGGCGTGGCCGAATGCATGGCGCGCATCCGCGTATTGCTGCGGCGGCGTGGCAATGGCAGCGCAGCCCCGGCCCAGACTTTTGCCTTTGGCGATATCAAGGTTGATCTGGTGGCGCGCACCGTGCACAAGGGCGAAGCCATGGTGCACCTCACGCCCATCGAATATCGCCTGCTGACCACGCTGATCCGCAATGCCGGCAAGGTCATCACCCACCGCGAGCTGCTGCTGGCGGTATGGGGGCCATCCTTCTCCGAACACAACCAGTACCTGCGCGTCTACATGGGTCATCTACGGCAAAAACTGGAAGACAATCCGGCCATGCCGCAGCACATCCTGACCGAAACCGGCGTCGGCTACCGCCTGCTGGAAAGCTGA
- the kdpB gene encoding potassium-transporting ATPase subunit KdpB, producing the protein MNDRNHSTVSAAANSAASQHSKPGKGMFDPALIKPAIIDSFRKLSPRTQWRNPVMFVVYVGSILTTALWLQALAGKGEAAPGFILAIALWLWFTVLFANFAEALAEGRSKAQAASLRSAKKNVVAKKLSGPRREAGITIVDGHSLKKGDIVLVEAGDVIPVDGEVIDGVASVDESAITGESAPVIRESGGDFSSVTGGTRVLSDWIVVKITTNPGETFLDRMIAMVEGAKRQKTPNEIALTILLVALTIVFLIVTVTLLPYSLFSVDAAKAGLPISITTLVALLVCLIPTTIGGLLSAIGVAGMSRMMGANVIATSGRAVEAAGDVDVLLLDKTGTITLGNRQAALFIPAPGVSEQQLADAAQLASLADETPEGRSIVVLAKQKFALRERALASHEATFIPFTAQTRMSGIDYDGRQIRKGATDAIRRHIAEQGGVFPDALGKSADEVARRGSTPLLVAEGNRALGVIELKDIVKGGIKERFAELRQMGIKTIMITGDNPLTAAAIAAEAGVDDFLAEATPEAKLKLIRSHQAEGKLVAMTGDGTNDAPALAQADVAVAMNTGTQAAKEAGNMVDLDSNPTKLIEIVEIGKQMLMTRGSLTTFSIANDVAKYFAIIPAAFASTYPQLNALNVMGLNSPASAIMSAVVFNALIIVVLIPLALKGVKYHAKSAAELLRGNLLIYGLGGLLLPFAGIKLIDMLLGSLGLV; encoded by the coding sequence ATGAACGATCGCAATCATTCCACTGTGTCGGCTGCCGCCAACAGCGCTGCCAGCCAGCACAGCAAACCGGGCAAGGGCATGTTTGACCCGGCCCTGATCAAACCGGCCATCATCGACTCTTTCAGGAAACTGTCGCCACGTACCCAATGGCGCAATCCGGTGATGTTTGTGGTGTATGTAGGCAGCATCCTCACCACCGCGCTGTGGCTGCAGGCGCTGGCCGGCAAGGGCGAGGCCGCACCCGGCTTCATTCTGGCCATCGCGCTGTGGCTATGGTTTACCGTGCTGTTTGCCAACTTTGCCGAAGCACTGGCCGAGGGCCGCAGCAAGGCCCAGGCCGCCAGCCTGCGCTCGGCCAAGAAAAACGTGGTGGCCAAGAAGCTGTCCGGCCCGCGCCGCGAAGCCGGTATCACCATCGTGGATGGCCACAGCCTGAAAAAGGGCGACATCGTGCTGGTGGAAGCCGGCGATGTCATCCCGGTGGACGGCGAAGTCATCGATGGCGTGGCCTCGGTGGACGAATCGGCCATCACTGGCGAATCGGCCCCGGTGATTCGCGAATCCGGCGGTGACTTTTCCTCGGTCACCGGCGGCACCCGCGTGCTGTCGGACTGGATCGTGGTGAAAATCACCACCAATCCGGGGGAAACCTTCCTCGACCGCATGATTGCCATGGTGGAAGGCGCCAAACGCCAGAAAACCCCGAATGAAATCGCCCTGACCATCTTGCTGGTGGCACTGACCATCGTGTTCCTGATCGTCACCGTCACCCTGCTACCCTACTCGCTGTTCAGCGTGGATGCGGCCAAGGCTGGCTTGCCCATCAGCATCACCACCCTGGTGGCACTGCTGGTCTGCCTGATTCCCACCACCATCGGTGGCTTGCTGTCCGCCATTGGCGTGGCTGGCATGAGCCGCATGATGGGGGCCAATGTCATCGCCACTTCCGGCCGCGCCGTGGAAGCGGCAGGCGACGTGGACGTGCTGCTGCTGGACAAGACCGGCACCATCACCCTGGGCAACCGTCAGGCTGCGCTGTTCATCCCGGCTCCGGGCGTCAGCGAACAGCAACTGGCCGATGCCGCACAGCTGGCCTCGCTGGCCGACGAAACGCCGGAAGGCCGCAGCATCGTGGTACTGGCCAAGCAGAAATTCGCCCTGCGCGAACGTGCACTGGCCAGCCACGAAGCCACCTTCATCCCGTTTACCGCGCAAACCCGCATGAGCGGCATCGACTACGATGGCCGGCAGATCCGCAAGGGCGCCACCGACGCCATTCGCCGTCATATCGCCGAGCAAGGCGGTGTCTTCCCCGACGCGCTGGGCAAGAGCGCCGATGAAGTGGCCCGCCGTGGCTCGACTCCACTGCTGGTGGCCGAAGGCAATCGCGCACTGGGGGTGATCGAGCTGAAGGACATCGTCAAGGGCGGCATCAAGGAGCGCTTTGCCGAGCTGCGCCAGATGGGCATCAAGACCATCATGATCACCGGCGACAACCCGCTGACCGCCGCCGCCATTGCCGCCGAAGCCGGCGTGGACGACTTCCTGGCCGAAGCCACGCCGGAAGCCAAACTCAAGCTGATCCGTAGCCATCAGGCCGAAGGCAAGCTGGTCGCCATGACCGGCGACGGCACCAACGATGCACCGGCGCTGGCCCAGGCCGACGTGGCCGTGGCCATGAACACCGGCACCCAGGCGGCAAAAGAGGCCGGCAATATGGTGGATCTGGACTCCAACCCCACCAAGCTGATCGAAATCGTGGAAATCGGCAAACAGATGCTGATGACCCGTGGCTCGCTCACCACCTTCTCCATCGCCAACGATGTGGCCAAGTATTTCGCCATCATCCCGGCAGCCTTTGCCAGCACCTATCCGCAGCTCAATGCGCTGAACGTGATGGGCCTGAACAGCCCGGCCTCGGCCATCATGTCGGCAGTGGTGTTCAATGCGCTGATCATCGTGGTGCTGATTCCGCTGGCCCTCAAAGGGGTGAAATACCACGCCAAAAGCGCAGCCGAACTGCTGCGCGGCAATTTGCTGATCTACGGCCTGGGCGGCCTGCTGCTGCCCTTTGCCGGCATCAAGCTGATCGACATGCTGCTGGGCAGCCTGGGCCTGGTGTAA
- a CDS encoding acyl-CoA thioesterase, producing the protein MEKSYPIIDRQTITMRWGDMDAVGHLNNTYYFRYLEQIRLNWLEALGHGIDPQSTGPVLASTSCTFRKQLTYPAVVEITIELEKLGRSSLQLRHHFYRQGDPDTVYAYADVTLVWVDYQAGVPVAIPDDIRQAIARAIAA; encoded by the coding sequence TTGGAAAAGTCCTATCCCATCATCGACCGCCAGACCATCACCATGCGCTGGGGCGATATGGATGCAGTCGGTCATCTCAACAATACCTATTACTTCCGCTATCTGGAGCAGATTCGCCTGAACTGGCTGGAAGCGCTGGGGCATGGTATCGATCCGCAAAGCACCGGCCCGGTACTGGCCAGTACTTCCTGCACTTTTCGCAAGCAGCTGACTTATCCGGCGGTGGTGGAAATCACCATCGAGCTGGAAAAACTGGGCCGCAGCAGCCTGCAGCTACGCCACCATTTCTATCGCCAGGGCGATCCGGACACCGTATATGCCTATGCCGACGTGACGCTGGTGTGGGTGGATTACCAGGCTGGCGTGCCGGTGGCCATTCCGGATGACATCCGTCAGGCCATCGCGCGCGCCATCGCGGCTTGA
- a CDS encoding GntR family transcriptional regulator, which translates to MPARTTESPQQTLTATATDTLRQRILSGEWPDGTQLRQEALSRELGVSRVPVREALRQLEAEGLVRIIERRGAVVSQLSLPEIVELLRVRVLLECDMLLEAIPRQTTADIAAAEVLLARFDVALKNQDVATWGLLNASFHLALYQAAGRPQTLALIAQLHNRTDRYTRMQILLTGFNDRAHLEHNHLLELCRQKDAISAAAFLKQHIMHAEEALEAWYLAHQSPPSSKRGRKPRPPAKPD; encoded by the coding sequence ATGCCAGCCAGAACAACAGAATCCCCACAACAAACCCTCACCGCCACCGCAACTGACACACTGCGCCAGCGCATTCTGTCTGGCGAATGGCCGGATGGCACCCAGTTGCGTCAGGAAGCGCTGTCTCGCGAGCTGGGCGTCAGCCGGGTGCCGGTACGCGAAGCCTTGCGCCAGCTGGAAGCGGAAGGACTGGTGCGCATCATCGAACGGCGTGGAGCCGTGGTCAGCCAGTTGTCCCTGCCGGAAATCGTCGAACTGCTGCGCGTGCGCGTGCTGCTGGAATGCGACATGCTGCTGGAAGCCATACCGCGCCAAACCACAGCGGACATCGCAGCGGCCGAAGTGCTGCTGGCGCGCTTTGATGTCGCGCTGAAAAATCAGGATGTCGCCACCTGGGGCCTGTTGAATGCCAGCTTTCACCTGGCGCTGTATCAGGCAGCAGGGCGGCCTCAAACACTGGCATTGATCGCGCAATTGCATAACCGCACCGACCGCTACACCCGCATGCAGATTCTGCTGACCGGCTTCAACGACCGCGCGCATCTGGAGCACAACCACCTGCTGGAATTGTGCCGCCAGAAAGACGCTATCAGCGCCGCCGCCTTTCTCAAGCAGCACATCATGCATGCCGAAGAAGCGCTGGAAGCCTGGTATCTCGCCCACCAGAGTCCCCCCAGCAGCAAACGCGGGCGCAAACCACGGCCACCAGCAAAGCCGGACTGA